Genomic segment of Aliiroseovarius sp. M344:
CGCGCTTTATGTGTTGATCTTGGCCTTCTGCGTGACGGCGGCGCTTCAAAACAAAGACCGGTTTAGCTCTCTTTTGATCTTGGGTGTAGCAGTCACGTTCTTCTTGTTCTTCGCAGTCAACATGTCGATGGTGATGGGCTTGGCGCCGGTCGTGGGTGTGCCCCTGCCGTTAGTCAGCTACGGCGGATCGGCTATGCTAGTGCTTCTGGTTGGGTTCGGGCTGGTGCAAAGCGCGCACGTTCACAGGGCAAGGCAGAAACGATGAGTCTAAACGTCCTATACGCCGGAAATGAAAAGCTGTGGCCGATCTATGAGGTCGCGTTGGGCACGGCACTGGCGGATCTGGGTGTCGCGGCCAATCTGTCCAACGACCTCTCACCTGCGGATGTCGATTATGTTGTCTACGCACCAAACGGACCTGTTCAGGACTTCACGCCATTCACCCGGACAAAAGCCGTTTTGGGCCTATGGGCCGGCGTAGAGAAAATGGCGGGTAATGCGACGCTGACGCAACCTTACACCCGGATGGTGGATGACGGGCTTTCCGAAGGGATGACGGAATGGGTGACAGGCCACGTTCTGCGCCACCATCTTGGTATGGACGACTTTATTCACCGGACTGACCCGGTCTGGCATCGGGCGGCCCCTCCTTTGGCGCGCGATCGGACTGTCGGGGTTCTTGGGCTGGGCGCGCTGGGCGCCGCTGCGTCGCAGGCATTATGCGCGTTGAATTTCAACTTATGTGGTTGGAGCCGCACACAGAAAGACATTGCGGGCGTCGAATGCTTCTGCGGAGAGGACGGGTTGCGTGATGTGCTGTCGCGCGCCGAGATCCTTGTCTTGCTGCTGCCGATGACACCCGCCACGGAAAATCTTTTGAATGCTGAGACACTGGCGTGGCTGCCCAAGGGCGCGGTGATCATCAATCCAGGCCGCGGTCCATTGATCGACGATGCGGCTCTGCTGGCTGCTTTGGACAGCGGCCAGATTGGTCACGCGACCTTAGACGTTTTCCGGGTTGAGCCATTGCCCGATGGCGACCCCTATTGGGCGCACCCGCAGGTTACGGTGACACCTCATATCGCGTCGGATACCCGCCCCGCATCGGCGGCACGGGTTATTGCCGAAAACATCCGCCGAAGCGAGGCGGGTGAACCTTTGTTACACTTGGTTGACTGGTCGGTTGGCTACTGACCACGGTCCGCCTCTACATGTCCAGCCAGATCGTGACTGGCCCGTCATTGACGAGCGAAACCTTCATGTCGGCGCCGAATTGCCCTTGGTCGGTGGTTATCCCCAGCCCGCGCATTGCATCCGCAAAATAGTTGTAAAGCCGTTCACCTTCGGCCGGTTTGGCAGCGGTGGAAAACCCCGGACGATTGCCCCGCGACGTATCCGCCGCCAGTGTGAATTGGCTCACCACGAGCGCGCCGCCCCCCGTGTCGAGCAGCGAACGGTTCATCTTAGCCGCTTCATCTTTAAAAATTCGCAACTTCGAGATTTTTGCCGCAAGCGTGTCGGCTTTGGCCTCGGTGTCACCCTCCATTGCGCAGACAAGGATCAGTAACCCAGCGTCGGTCCGCCCGATCAGGCTACCATCGACGTGCACGGCGGCTTCGCTAACGCGTTGGATTAGGGCTCTCATGCCGATTTCTCCTGTCCATGCAAGTGGACCCACTCTTCCAGTGGCGCCCGGTTGGTGCGGAAACCGTTTGCCGGGTGCGCGTCGTCGGCATATCCGAATGAGATGCCACACAAGATGATGCGATCCTCTGGTAGTTTGAACCAGTCGCGCAGGAACGGCGCATAGGCCGCGACGGCAGCCTGTGGGATCGAAGCAATGCCGAGCGAGGTCGCCGCCAATGTGAACCCTGTGATGAAGCCGCCACAATCCAAGTAGGCATAGGGGCCAAGTTCCACGGGTGCTGTCAGCAAGGCAAAGCATGGGGCGTCGAAAAATCGGAAGTTTTCCATCATTTGCTGGGCCGATGCAGCGCGGTCGCCGCGCCCAACCCCAACGCTTTCATAGAGCTGCAACCCACAGGTTTTGCGCCGCGCCTGATGCGCCCCCGTATAGGCGGTAGGCCAGTCGATGTCGGGGCTTTGGGCCGCGCTCATCGCGTGTTCATAGAGTGCTTCGCGTAACCGGTCCGTTTCCGCATTCAAAGTGACCTCGACCTGCCAGGGTTGGGCATTGCACCAGCTTGGCACCTGCTGAGCCGCAGTCAGGATTTGATTGATCTTGTCTTTGGGAACAGGGTCAGACCGAAATCTACGGCAGGAATGCCGGGCGTCAAGAAGCGCCGCGAAGTCATCATATTGCATAGTTAGATCCTATTGGCTTTGGGCGGACAGATAGCCGACAACCGCCGCCGCGATCAGCCCCAAGACGATGGCAAAGGTAATCTTCCAGACTGAATAGGGCCGTTCACCCTGCACCCGCCCATTTTGGCCATTAACTACGAACCGATAGGTTTTACCGCGATATTTATAAGCGGCTAGCCAGACCGGCAGCAGGATGTGCTTGAAGGTGACATCAGACATTTTGGTGTCCATAGAGCTGACCCGTTGCCGATCACCACCAATGTCGAATTTCACATCGCGCAAAATGATCCGGTTCATGTAATCGCGAGCTTCAGAGAAGCCTTGCTCTAAATCAACAGTATAACCTTCGGCTTGGAACCCAGCCAGATACTCGGGTCGATACGGTTCCAGCCGGGACAAATCCCAAGGCTCCAACGCGTCAGTATATTTCTTCGGCAACCCTTGCGAAGCCAGCACCAGAACATCATCGAAAAATCGAGCAACGCGCCCAGAGACCGAGTTCCATCTGACATGCTGGGTGCGCTTCTGCCGCCGTTCGCCATTGACCGTGACGGTGCGTACGCGTTCATGAACCGTACCGCGTTGGCCGCTATAGCGGGTTTTCGTATCCGCATCGAAGGTCCAATAAGGGACATAGATCCCTGACATCCTGCGCCCCTTGCGTGCGTATTCCCGCAGGCCATTAGGTGCGAACCACAATCGGCCCAGCCAGAGAGTCATCGCCTTGTGGGCTTCACGCTCTTCTATCTCAAACGGGGCCAAGCCTTTGGGTTTGAGCCGCCGATGTGCCCCGGTGTCAGTGACAACCGGCGTTGCGCAGAACGGGCATTCGGATGCATGAGTGCTGCCGTCAAATTCTATCAGCGCTGCACAATTTGGGCAGGTTAGGACCCGTGTGACCTCGCTCTCGGTCTCTGGAAGCTGTTGGGACAGGGCGCGCTTCAGGTCCAGCTCTCGAATGACGGAAAGTGCCGCTGGTTGATCATCGATGGGCTGGTGAAAGCCGCAATGATCGCATGTCAACTGGTTGCGTTCGGGATCAAAACGCAGATCCGCGCCGCATTGGTCGCAGGGAAAGCGATGTTCTTCCAACGGCGCTTGTGCATCTTCGCGCGGATAGGCCATCCGTATGAGCCTCTTCGATCAACCAATAAAGAAAAATGGGGCGGCGCAAAGGCAGCCCAAGGCAATCATGCTCCCGGTGGAGGCGGCGGCAGAACGGTGAAAAGTTGCGCCAACTCGGCCACATCCTCGGCCCGTTTCCAGCCATCCTGACCCGGTGTCCACACCAGCGTGTCGCGGCTCAGGCCGCCAGATGTGGACATGCGGCCCAGCGCGGCCTTTGAATATGGCCCCTTCGCTTCACCATTGTCGGCGACATGCCAGACATGTTCGACCGGTGGTGGCGGCGGCGCATGTGGAGCGGCCGCAGCTGGTGCGGCACCCCACGGCCCGGCCTGAGCCATCTGGCCTGCCATCGCCATGCCCATTCCCATACCAAGGCCAGCGCCCATGCCGCCACCTCCGTTGGGGTTTTGTGCAGCTGCTGTCATAGCCTCTGCTGCCGAGTATTGCGTGAAGGCACCAAGGTCGCCCGCGACCCCCATCGACGTGCGCTTGTCCAATGCCGCTTCGACGGCAGGAGGCAGCGAGATGTTTTCGATATAAAATTCGGGAATGATCAGGCCATATTCAGCGATAATGCCAGAAATCTCAGTGGCAATCAGTTTGCCCAGATCAGCGGTGTTCGCAGCCATATCCAATACCGGAATGCCGGCGCCAGCGATCACACGACTGAAGGCTTGAACGATGATGTTGCGGATTTGATAGCTGATCTCGTCCATCGTGAACTCGCCATCCGTGCCGACAATCTCGACGAGGAACTTCGCCGGGTCAGACACGCGAACGCTGTAAGTACCGAAGGCACGGATACGGGTTGGGCCAAATTCCGGATCACGCAACATAATCGGGTTTTTGGTGCCCCATTTTAGGTCATTGAACCGCGTGGTGTTGACGAAATAAATCTCGGATTTGAAAGGAGATTTGAAACCATGGTCCCAATGGTTGATCGTGGTGAGGATCGGCATGTTGTTGGTTTCGAGCATATAGAGCCCGGGCGTAAACACGTCAGCCAACTGGCCTTCATGTACAAACACAGCTGCCTGGCCTTCGCGCACGGTCAGCTTGGCACCATATTTGATCTCGTGATCTTCACGCTCAAATCGCCAGACCATGGTGTCGCGGGTATCATCCACCCAGTGAATGACGTCAATAAATTCGCCGGTTAGAAAATCAAGAATTCCCATTGTTACGCTCCCTCCTTTGGGGTGTCGGTCATACCGAGCCGCCGGTCAATTCGGTGGCAATTTGTTTGATGATCGGGCGGGCTTGATCCGCGCTCATGTTGGGGCGCAGTCGATCATCGTAAAGCATGCGAAGCAAGTTCTCGTCATGCGTGGTCAAAAGACCAAATTCTTCGTCATCGTTGAAGATGGACGGGCGGGCCATTGGGCTGTCATTCGACAAGCCAAGACCCTGTGCAACTTCTTCATGGATGCAGGATGTTCGCATCAAATTCGGGTGCTCGCTGCGAATAACTGCCACGGCCTGTTCGAATTCGCCATTGCTGGCCGGGTCGCGCCCGAAGACGAGGCAATAGGTGTCGCGCGGCATGTTGATCACGGCACGTTGGCTCAGCGCACTTATGCCGGGCACCACGCGTCGCAATTCCGGTCCAAATGCCTTGCGCTCATCTTCGTTCAGGACATAGACGCGGAAGTTGCCGCCGCCATTGGTCATGCTGATAGGATGGCCAGTAATGCGCGCCAATCTGCGCACGTATCTGGTCAGCTTGGCACGGTCATGGGCCTGTTTTTCATCAGACACCGACCGTCCAAACTGGATCGAGACCCGCACGGGCTTTTCCCAACGTGTCAGGTGCGAAGCGCTTTCGCGCGCGATCAACTGTCCACCGGCTGACGAGTATTCCTGAAAGAAGGCAATGCGCTCGAAATTGCGCGCCAGCATAGCGGCGCTAAATGGCACGTCGGCGCCCCCGCCGTCGGTTCGCAGAAGACCCTGTGTCAGCAGGCTGCGCTGAACGCTGGCATAATAGGCTGCCAGCGCTTCGCTTTCAGCGCTGGGCACTGTCGGGACGGTGTCTTCGCGCGGTTTGGGGGCCGGAGAATTAGGTAATCCCGTCACGCCAGGGCCAGCAGTTTGGCAGGCAGAAAGCACCAGCGTTGCCGCCAGCACTCCCGTCGCCAATTTCAAAGCGTTCCGCCGCATTCCGTCCCTCGTGTGATCCCGCTTACGCGCCCGGTACCGAACTGGCCATGTTGTGCGCCGATGCGGTGCCCCGCGCGGTAGCTGCGGCCAGCGTTTCTTTCAACTCGGCCTCCATCTTGACCAGTTCTTCTTCGGCCGCGGCACGTTTGGCTTTACCTTCATCCGCGATGCTCAGGCTTTCTTCGATCGTGGCAATCAATGTCGCGTTGGCGGATTTCACGGCTTCAATATCAAAGACACCACGTTCCATTTCCTTGCGGACCATACGGTTCGCCTCTTGCAGGTTTTCTGCGTTCGAGGTCAGAAGCTCGTTGGTCAGATCGGTTGCTTCTTTCACTGCAGCCGCAGCCTCGGCAGACCGTTGAATGGTGACGGCTTGCGCCAGTTGGGTTTCCCAAAGCGGGACAGTGTTCACCAACGTCGAGTTGATCTTGGTCACCAGCGACTTGTCGTTTTCCTGCACCAAGCGGATCGAAGGCAGCGACTGCATCGTCACCTGCCGGGTCAGCTTCAGGTCATGCACGCGACGTTCAAGATCATCACGGGCCGCGCGCAGGTCGCGCAGTTCCTGGGCTTTGATGACGCCTTGATCTTCTGGGGCATCCGTCACTTCGGCTTCCTTGGCCGGGATGGTCGTGTCATCAAGATCGGCCAGCTTGGCTTCGCCGGCAGAGATATAAAGCGCCAGCTCGTCGTAGAACTCCAGCGTCTTTTCATAGAGCTTGTCGAGCGATTTGATGTCCTTCAGCAAAGTATGCTCGTGGCCCAAAAGGTTGTCGGTGATCTTGTCGATCTGCCCTTGAACCCCTTCGTAACGTGCCATGAATTTGGCAGCCGGTGCAGCCCGCCCCAGCAGTTTTTCCCACCAGCTACGCGTGCGGCGCATGTCCAGTTCGCTGACCGAAAAGCCGCGGATCGTGGTCACGATGTTGCGCAAGCTGTCGCCAGCCGGACCCACATCCTTGTTGCGCACACCAGCCAGCATGTCCTGACTGATCACTTGCAATTCCGCTTGGGCGGATGAACCGAATTCAATAATCGACTGGGTGTTTTCCATGTCGATTTCGGCCATGCGCTTTTCGATTTCGGCGCTGACTTTCTTGTTGGCTTTTTTCAGCGGAACCAACGCATTTGTCGGCTCTGGCAGCACAACAGCTGTTACAGCTTCGATGTCTTTCAAGTCGGCTTCGGCCTTTTGACGAGTAGTTTCAGTCATTTCAAAATCCTCACAAGTTACTCGGAGCGCACACCTTCGCGTGCAAGTCTTTCGCGCAACACCTCGATTTCGACATCCAGGTCTGTGCGATTATCGTTTAGGAATTGCTGGGTGCGCGCGGTGAAATTCGATTCCAGATCATCCAGCAGGGTTTCATAATCTGCCCGCGCGCCGCCGCTGGCATCGCGCATGTGGATGTCGACGAATTTTGTCGTCGCGTCGCGTGCGCCCAATAGATAGACGCCAAGATATTTGCGCGCGGCTGTCAGGTCGCGGGGGTCGTCTTCAACCGTGCGAAACATATCACGGGCGGTGGAGATGAACCGGTCCAGCCGCGCTTCAAGGCGGCGGTCCTTTGTGCGCTCGATCGCTTCTTTCATCGCGCGCAGGTGTTTCTCAGCCTCAGTGACCGCACGGGCCACGCGGTCGGTCTGAAATTCGTCGATGTCATCCAGACCTTTGTGCCGCATTGGGTCCAGGCCAAAGGCGAATAAGTGCAAGCCAAACCCCAGAAGGCCAAGTGTGGCGGCAATCAGGGTCGTGCCGTCCACCGAGCCTGCCAGAAACAACCCAAGACCGGTTAAAGTCGCGCCAAAAAGCTTGCGCGGAATTGCTGGGCGGCGGGCGATCTTTCGGGCGTCATATTCTTCATGGGCCAACAGCCCTTCGCGGGTCAGCCAAGCCGCAGCTATCAACGCACCAAATGCAAGCAGGCGCAGGATGAGGTCGCCGGGGTCACGAAAAAACGCTAAAAACGCCAGCGGAAGTGGCGCAATGAACAACAAATTGATCCGCCCACCGGCGCGCGACCGCGTTTTGCCGTGGTAGGGGGACCGATCGACTGCGCCGGATTCCTGATGAGGTTCCTTTGGGCTGTAGTCACCACCGTAACGTTGTGCCATTACGCGCCCCCTGTGATCGAAACATAGAGGATCAACGCAACAAGTACGAAAAATGCGGTTTTTTGTAATCCGTTTTCAGACAAGCCGGCCTCCTTTCGTGGTCACCATATCATAGGCAATATAGGGCTGCATGCAGGACATCGCTATGGGTTTGTTTATGGAATACTTTTTGGTTAACGACATAACAATTACAGGTGTCAGTTTGTTTGGTTGAGAACTGATCTGTCTTGCGTCCCCCAAGTTTGCTGCAGTCTGAACCATATATGATTGCGTTTGTATAACAGCGGGGAAAGCCAGCAAACGTTCCCCCTTTGCGGGCGATCGGCCTTGGACGTTTTAGGATGTGGCCGATGACTGATCTTGCCATCTTTGCAGCGCTCGCCCCATCACACGGTTCCACAGTGTCGGCACCATCGCGATTGTTGCCATGACAGGCAATGAATAGGGCAGCATGGGCGCATTCGCCTTGGGCGGAAGATCAAGCGAAGGATACGGGCGCATCGGATGGGCGTGATGGTCGGAATGGCGCGGTGCGTTCAGCATCAGATGTGACGAGAACCAATGTGGTGCGTTCCAACTGTGCTCAATGCCCACAGGCTCATAGCTGCCGTCCGAGCGTTTGTCGCGAAGCAGCCCAAAATGCTGGACATAATCGGACAAAAGAAGTTGCATCTGCGCGTGCAGACACAGCAGAAGATAGGCAACAAAACCGCCAATACCGCCAATCCAGATGGCCAGAAACATCATCAAAACGGCTCCGGAGACATATAGGTAATAGGGATTGAAGCTGCGCTTCTGTCGGCGTGAAAGATCTTGTTTCTCCATCTCATAGCCTGCGGTGAAGGATCCGATCCAGGCGCGCGGGGCGAAATCATAGAAGCTTTCGCCCAGTTCTGCGGTGTTGGGGTCGTCTGGGGTCGCCACCCAGCGGTGATGCACTTTGGGATGAGCCGAGGCGTGGTGCCCAAACAGCAACGAGATATAGACCCACTTGCCCAGATTGCGCAGTTTCCAGTCGCTGCGATGGATCAACTCGTGCGCATTTGAGTTTGAAACTTGTCCAAAAAACAGCCCCGCGGCCAAGAAGGTTAAAGCCGACGCTCCGATGCTTAGCTGAAATCCGCCGCCCAAGGCGAAAACAATCAATCCAAGCAAAGCAAAATGGCAAATTGCAAGGATCGCCGAAAGGAAATCGGCGTCATCACCGGTTTCATCTTCATCCAGCGGCGGTGCGATGCGCGAAATGATCCGGTCCAGCCCATGGATGAACACGGTCATATAGATCAATGCCGCCGCCGCAAACCATCCGCCAAAAACCGCGCCCAAAGCGATCAGAACGACCGGCGTCACCGTCGCTATCGCAAAAACCTTCAAGGGATGGGAAAAGATAGCCGCCATGTGTTCTTTGCTTTCTGATCCGTTTGCAGGTTTCACGCGAAATATCGTGGAAATGGCGAAGATACGCAATCCGCCATGCGTATGTCGCTTTTGGATAGCTTCCCCAATGGAGCGCTGTCTATTGTAGCACAACATCACATTGGGGTTGGCCATGGCACTGGACGACAAAAAAGGTATCTGGAAATCGGGCAAAGGCAAAGGTCGTCGCCGGCCAAAGGGCCGACAGATTGATCCAGAGGCGTTGGAGATTGTGCAGTCCTTGCTGGGCGACCGACCGCGCCGTCGTGACCTGCTGATCGAATTTCTGCACGTGATCCAAGACGCACATGGTCATTTGTCCGCCCCGCATCTGCGCGCGCTGGCCTATGAAATGAAGATCAGTCAGGCCGAAGCCTACGAGGTCGCCAGCTTCTATGCCCATTTCGACGTGGTGCGCGAAGACGAAGCGCCGCCACCCGCGCTGACGATCCGAGTTTGTGATTCTTTGTCATGTGAATTGGCGGGGGCGGAAGCGCTGCAAAAAGCCCTGGAGGACGGGCTGGACGCCGCCGAAGTGCGTGTCGTTCGTGCGCCGTGTATGGGGCGTTGCGATTCCGCCCCAGCGTTGGAACTGGGCCATAACCATATTGACCACGCGACCCCTGAAAAAGTGCATGCGGCTATCGCCGCGGGTGACACCCACACGAAATTGCCAGCCTATGAAGATCTGTCAGCCTACCGTGCTGCCGGGGGCTATGAAAAGCTGGAAGATTTGCGCGCGGGCGGCAATTGGCAGGCCGTTCAGGACGAAGTTTTGGCGGCAGGCCTGCGCGGTCTTGGCGGGGCAGGGTTTCCGTCGGGCAAGAAATGGGGCTTTGTGCGGGCCAACGAAGGCCCCCGCTATCTGGCCGTGAACGGTGATGAGGGCGAGCCCGGCACGTTCAAAGACCGCTATTATCTGGAACGCACGCCGCATCTGATGCTGGAAGGTATGCTTATCGCCGCTTGGGCGGTCGAGGCCGAAACCTGCTTTATCTACATGCGCGACGAATATCCGGCAGTGCTGGAGATTCTGCGCCGTGAGATTGCCGCGCTAGAGGCTGCAGGTCTAGTGACGCCGGGCTATATCGATCTGCGTCGTGGTGCGGGCGCATATATCTGCGGTGAAGAAAGCGCGATGATCGAATCGATCGAAGGCAAGCGTGGGCTACCACGACACCGCCCGCCCTTCGTCGCGCAGGTCGGTATTTTCGACCGCCCGACGCTGGTGCATAACGTCGAGACACTTCATTGGGTTGCCCGCATTCTGCGCGAAGGTCCCGAAATCCTGACCTCGGTCGAAAAGAACGGTCGGACGGGTCTGCGCAGCTATTCAGTATCAGGGCGAGTGGCCAATCCGGGCGTGTACCTGCTGCCCGCCGGCTCGACAATCCGCGATATCATTGACGCGTGTGGCGGTATGGCCGTGGGACACAGTTTCAAAGCCTATCAGCCCGGTGGTCCGTCCTCGGGTCTGTTGCCCGCAGCTATGGATGACATCCCGTTGGATTTCGACACGTTGCAACCACACGGAACTTTTATTGGCTCGGCGGCGGTCGTGGTTCTGTCTGATCAAGACAGCGCCCGCGATGCAGCCCTGAATATGCTGCGGTTCTTTGAGGATGAAAGCTGTGGCCAATGTACCCCGTGCCGATCAGGGTGCGAAAAAGCGGTGAAGCTGATGCAGGCGGATCGTTGGGACCAAGGCTTGCTGACCGAGCTTTGCACGGTCATGCAGGACGCGTCGATCTGCGGCTTGGGTCAGGCGGCACCAAATCCGATCTTGCTGACCATGAAGCACTTCCCGGACGAGGTCTAACCAAAGGGCAAATTGCGCTCTGCCCACGTCATCCTTGACCGACACCCCATAGTCGCACATCGCTATGGCAGGCGGTTTGGCACATCCAAACCATTGGTTAACCTGCGCGGCGGTATGAGGAACCTATGACCCAGTTGGCTTTAATCCTTGGTGTTGTGGTGGCTCATGCCTATTTCCCCCGCACTTCGGCTGCGCCAAGTTGGCCGCGGTCAGCGATCAAAACAGCACCTCTTTTGCTGTTCTCACTTTCCGCCTTTCTGGGCGACGCTGGCCCATATCTGGTGGCAGGCTTGTTTTTGTCGGCGCTGGGTGACTTTGGCTTGTCACGCGATGGCGATGCGCCGTTCCTTTACGGATTGGCGGCCTTCGCGCTGGCGCACCTTTTGTACATTCTTCACTTTCTTAACCTGTCTGGTGTCCCTTTTTACGATGCATTTGTAAGTGCCCCGATCCCGGCATTGATTCTTGTGGCGCTCATGGTTTCGACCGAGCTGTGGCTGGCAACCCATACCGGTCATCTGCAATGGCCCGTGCGCATCTATGTGGTGATTATCGGGTGCATGGGGCTGGCCGCGCTGGCCGTGCCATTTGGCTGGACAGTGATCGGTGCCGCGCTTTTCATCATCTCGGACGTGATCTTGGCGATCAATTTGTTTCGAATGTCTGACACGCACCATCACCGCATTCGTGCCGGATATGCGATATGGGCGTTTTATATCTCCGGCCAGGTTTTGATCCTAATTGGGGGTCTGCAGACCTGACGGTAACGCAGGCAACTGGCCGAATTCAGGAGCACGCGAACCTGTTTCCCCCTATGCTGCCATCTCCGCCTCTTCCATCCGGTCCTCATGTGGACTAGTTGGTTAGAAAGCGATC
This window contains:
- a CDS encoding lysoplasmalogenase, producing the protein MTQLALILGVVVAHAYFPRTSAAPSWPRSAIKTAPLLLFSLSAFLGDAGPYLVAGLFLSALGDFGLSRDGDAPFLYGLAAFALAHLLYILHFLNLSGVPFYDAFVSAPIPALILVALMVSTELWLATHTGHLQWPVRIYVVIIGCMGLAALAVPFGWTVIGAALFIISDVILAINLFRMSDTHHHRIRAGYAIWAFYISGQVLILIGGLQT